From the genome of Plasmodium malariae genome assembly, chromosome: 9, one region includes:
- the PmUG01_09015100 gene encoding centrin-4, putative, with protein sequence MIIENSKEVTINEDIEKEIYECFSLFDTNKCGYIDIREFYFALKSLGLNFKKEQVKNLFLEIKKSIDDKLNFDEFFDIASKHIHKRYNDEEIEQMFSLFDPNDTGKITLASLKKVCADIGENIDDVELNNMIEFADKNNDKVIDKEEFKSIVLSAWRNDPFSDIDSD encoded by the exons ATGATTATTGAGAACAGTAAAGAAGTTACTATAAACGAAGatattgaaaaagaaatttacgAATGTTTCTCTTTATTTGATACAAATAAATGTGGGTATATTGACATTAGGGAATTTTACTTTGCCTTAAAATCCCTAGgcttaaattttaaaaaagaacaagtaaaaaatttatttttagaaataaagaaaagtaTTGATGacaaattaaattttgatGAATTTTTTGATATCGCCTCAAAACATATCCATAAAAGATACAATGACGAGGAAATAGAACAGATGTTTTCCTTGTTCGATCCGAATGACACgg gAAAAATTACTTTGGCTTCTTTGAAAAAAGTCTGCGCTGATATAG GAGAAAATATAGATGACGTGGAACTGAACAATATGATCGAATTTGCTGATAAGAACAATGACAAAGTTATAGATAAAGAAGAGTTTAAAAGCATCGTTTTAAGTGCGTGGAGAAACGACCCATTTAGTGATATCGACTCAGACTGA